In Spirosoma aureum, a single genomic region encodes these proteins:
- a CDS encoding S41 family peptidase encodes MNKLLIALFLFLDLRIATAQSGLTATQAYDYLQGERARARVPQNGMDKPPVDSLKKAEQILLDALTYYHRPDVQDLAKGSSSLFYRKSDISFDLARIQAKLGNNEAAAKTLIYPLTGKFASAYAGYITEMNEFEEVRKDPSIKSMLAKGQAAARLFNSTALKTPYKANISEDEKVAGLSKLWSEAKYNFAYFDHIPDIDWDKLYLEYLPKIRATRSTVDYLHVLESFCAQLHDGHTDVWASDPILADSVARRPPIRPMLVEDKVLVLDVTQDSLEKTGIRPMLEIIRIDGTPVREYADRYVRPYQSGSTPQNIDVGTYSYRLLRGPKDKPVTLEFRDQSGQTFSRQLPRSGYTKLKSLPAFTFRILPGNVAYVQLNNFENDKALKGFEAAFDSIAVTNALILDIRQNGGGDSGYGWAILGFLTDKPMQTGSYSSRLYSPLRRARGETVVFEPVETNEHGWPANGKKLYKKPVVVLTSGQTFSAAEDFAVVFDVMKRGAIIGEPTGGSTGQPLAFSLPGGVMARVCTKRDMYPDGTEWNAKGIQPTVLVRPRVADWQAGRDTVLEAALAHLGVQKDPVKNKKKAKK; translated from the coding sequence ATGAATAAGCTTTTAATTGCACTATTTCTATTTCTTGATTTGCGTATCGCTACGGCTCAATCTGGATTGACTGCCACGCAGGCTTATGATTATCTTCAGGGCGAACGTGCCCGGGCTCGCGTGCCCCAGAATGGAATGGACAAGCCTCCCGTTGATAGTCTTAAAAAGGCTGAGCAGATTTTACTGGATGCATTAACTTACTATCATCGACCAGACGTGCAGGACTTAGCTAAAGGAAGTTCCAGTCTGTTTTATCGAAAAAGTGATATTTCATTCGACCTGGCCCGTATTCAGGCTAAACTGGGAAATAATGAAGCCGCAGCAAAAACGCTGATCTATCCGTTGACAGGAAAATTCGCTTCGGCCTATGCAGGCTATATCACCGAAATGAATGAATTTGAGGAAGTTCGAAAAGATCCGTCCATTAAGTCTATGTTGGCAAAAGGACAGGCTGCTGCTCGATTGTTTAATTCTACGGCGCTGAAAACACCCTATAAAGCCAACATTAGCGAAGACGAAAAAGTAGCTGGTCTTTCAAAGTTGTGGTCGGAAGCTAAATACAACTTTGCCTACTTCGACCATATTCCGGACATCGACTGGGATAAATTATACCTGGAATATCTTCCTAAAATTCGCGCTACCCGTTCAACGGTCGATTATTTACATGTACTCGAATCGTTCTGTGCCCAATTGCACGATGGCCACACCGATGTTTGGGCCAGTGACCCAATACTTGCCGATTCGGTAGCCCGGCGTCCGCCCATTCGCCCGATGCTGGTAGAAGACAAGGTGCTGGTTCTGGATGTAACCCAGGATAGTCTCGAAAAAACGGGTATCCGGCCGATGCTCGAAATCATACGGATTGACGGTACACCCGTCCGGGAGTATGCTGATCGCTATGTGCGGCCTTATCAGAGTGGGTCAACACCACAGAACATAGATGTTGGTACGTACAGCTATCGGCTGCTAAGAGGGCCTAAAGATAAGCCTGTTACTCTTGAATTTCGTGACCAATCAGGGCAAACGTTCAGCCGCCAGTTGCCGCGCTCGGGTTATACAAAACTGAAATCATTGCCAGCCTTTACCTTTCGTATTTTACCCGGAAATGTTGCCTATGTTCAATTGAATAACTTCGAGAACGACAAGGCACTGAAGGGATTCGAAGCGGCTTTTGATTCAATTGCTGTTACGAACGCGCTTATTCTTGACATCCGGCAAAACGGCGGTGGCGATAGCGGATATGGCTGGGCTATTCTGGGTTTTCTGACTGACAAACCAATGCAGACCGGGTCGTATTCTTCGCGTCTATACAGTCCTCTGCGCCGGGCACGAGGTGAAACGGTTGTGTTCGAGCCCGTCGAAACAAACGAACACGGCTGGCCTGCCAATGGTAAAAAGCTGTATAAAAAGCCTGTAGTTGTACTCACCAGCGGTCAGACGTTTTCGGCAGCTGAAGATTTTGCGGTAGTGTTCGATGTCATGAAACGAGGTGCAATCATTGGTGAACCTACGGGTGGTAGTACGGGGCAACCGCTGGCGTTTTCACTGCCAGGTGGTGTTATGGCGCGGGTTTGTACAAAACGGGATATGTACCCCGACGGTACGGAATGGAATGCGAAAGGGATTCAGCCAACCGTGTTGGTCAGGCCGAGAGTTGCCGACTGGCAGGCTGGCCGCGATACAGTTCTGGAAGCCGCACTTGCCCATTTGGGTGTGCAGAAAGATCCGGTAAAAAATAAAAAAAAGGCTAAAAAGTAG
- a CDS encoding DUF4097 family beta strand repeat-containing protein: MKRNQFLLTLLSATTLALTSPAQNRNDDRDTPYQTKTFSGKINAVRAETSGGSLTIEGGTDNNAKVEMFVRANNWNDKLDKAEIEERLKDYDISIAQEGSTIVATAKRRNNDRDWKKSLSIGFKFYTPRNVSTDLRTSGGSIHMATLTGTQKFRTSGGSLHLSDIEGDINGQTSGGSIHMDRCRKDIDLQTSGGSIEAKESTGKMRLHTSGGSIRLTDLKGSVDAQTSGGSVNGNDIEGDIKAGTSGGSVRLAGVSGSIDANTSAGSVDVEIVKLGDYVRLSTSAGGVRVKMPMDKGMDLNLSGNRVNIPESLSKFDGNIEKDRVRGKLNGGGIAVNISASSGSVSINR; the protein is encoded by the coding sequence ATGAAACGCAACCAGTTTCTACTAACCCTTTTGAGTGCAACGACACTCGCGCTCACATCGCCCGCCCAAAATCGGAACGACGACCGCGATACCCCTTATCAAACCAAAACCTTTTCGGGGAAAATCAACGCCGTTCGGGCTGAAACGTCGGGTGGTAGCCTCACCATCGAAGGCGGCACCGATAATAATGCAAAAGTTGAGATGTTTGTTCGGGCCAACAACTGGAACGACAAACTCGACAAAGCGGAGATCGAAGAACGGCTCAAAGATTACGATATCTCGATTGCCCAGGAAGGCAGCACCATCGTGGCAACGGCAAAACGTCGTAATAATGATCGTGACTGGAAAAAATCGTTAAGTATCGGGTTTAAGTTCTACACACCCCGCAATGTATCGACAGATTTGCGTACATCCGGCGGTTCGATTCATATGGCAACTCTCACCGGAACGCAGAAGTTTCGCACCAGCGGTGGTAGCCTGCACCTGAGCGATATCGAAGGCGACATCAATGGTCAGACATCGGGCGGATCGATTCACATGGATCGTTGCCGTAAAGATATCGACCTGCAAACATCGGGTGGGTCGATTGAAGCGAAGGAATCGACCGGCAAAATGCGTCTGCATACATCGGGTGGAAGCATTCGGCTAACTGACCTGAAAGGCAGTGTTGATGCACAAACCAGCGGAGGTAGCGTGAACGGTAATGATATCGAAGGCGATATCAAGGCAGGTACTTCCGGCGGTTCGGTTCGGCTTGCGGGCGTGTCGGGTAGCATCGATGCGAATACAAGCGCGGGCAGTGTTGACGTAGAGATCGTCAAACTGGGCGACTATGTTCGGCTAAGCACCAGCGCAGGTGGCGTTCGCGTAAAAATGCCTATGGACAAAGGCATGGACCTGAATCTGAGCGGCAACCGGGTCAATATTCCTGAGTCGCTATCTAAGTTTGATGGCAATATTGAAAAAGATCGCGTTCGCGGAAAACTAAACGGCGGTGGGATCGCGGTCAACATTTCGGCGAGCAGCGGTAGCGTTTCGATTAACCGTTAA
- a CDS encoding biopolymer transporter ExbD, translated as MRNRRNRSLPRIDMTPFVSIALLLIVFFVWVKAVQQPTVVSGWDVPGCRKGIIPERSKWVLEIILVDRDTIQFCHFPGGSVCRANFVTAHRHSTKLREALFRHRKEALTPGELAIVVRPCPESTVGNFVDVLDEFRIAGNLPYLLRY; from the coding sequence ATGCGCAATCGCCGAAATCGTTCGTTACCCCGTATTGACATGACACCCTTTGTCAGTATTGCCCTGTTGCTGATCGTCTTTTTTGTGTGGGTAAAGGCAGTTCAACAACCGACTGTAGTTAGTGGCTGGGACGTGCCGGGCTGCAGGAAAGGGATTATCCCTGAACGGTCGAAATGGGTGCTGGAAATTATACTGGTTGATCGGGATACAATTCAGTTCTGCCATTTTCCAGGCGGGTCTGTTTGTCGGGCAAACTTTGTTACCGCTCATCGGCACTCGACCAAGCTACGCGAAGCCTTGTTTCGCCATAGAAAAGAAGCGCTAACGCCCGGTGAACTGGCGATTGTTGTACGACCCTGCCCAGAATCAACAGTTGGCAATTTTGTTGATGTACTGGATGAATTCCGGATTGCAGGCAACTTGCCTTATCTGCTTCGCTATTGA
- a CDS encoding biopolymer transporter ExbD, with translation MITRRSYIPVRIDFTPFVSIALLLIVFFVFQKAIQRPVIMGVTVPSGCHNYESPVYPQKVVTLFLLDKDRIGFMQYWHGNDKSELQQTGYGPEGLNKLLETVKNSANGDVAVVIKPTSFATFGNVANTLKALKLVGNLPYLLLSDLTSDDQLMIQHYERLFIRYPSSFFREPVYLKKPAYFSSQPNS, from the coding sequence ATGATAACCCGCCGATCCTATATCCCGGTCCGAATCGACTTCACACCGTTTGTCAGTATTGCCTTGTTACTGATCGTGTTCTTCGTGTTTCAGAAAGCCATTCAGCGCCCGGTTATCATGGGTGTTACAGTGCCATCGGGTTGTCATAATTATGAATCGCCGGTTTATCCCCAGAAAGTAGTAACGCTATTCTTACTGGATAAAGACCGAATTGGTTTTATGCAGTATTGGCACGGGAACGATAAGTCGGAATTACAGCAAACTGGTTACGGACCAGAAGGCCTGAATAAATTGCTGGAAACCGTGAAAAATTCAGCGAATGGCGATGTAGCAGTCGTAATTAAGCCGACTTCCTTTGCCACTTTCGGAAATGTGGCCAACACGCTGAAAGCACTAAAACTTGTCGGCAATCTACCCTATCTGCTCCTATCCGACCTCACCAGCGATGATCAGCTAATGATCCAGCATTATGAACGGCTGTTTATCCGGTATCCATCCTCGTTTTTCAGAGAGCCCGTGTATCTAAAAAAACCAGCTTATTTCAGTTCACAGCCAAACAGTTGA
- a CDS encoding FAD-binding and (Fe-S)-binding domain-containing protein — protein MFRLPHKPPFATLEPSFEGDLYFDESPEHTAQRVLYATDASVYQEMPIAVALPKSVADIKRLLRFAQQHGLGLIPRAAGTSLAGQVVGSGIVVDISKYFGQVLDVNADQKWVRVQPGVIRDDLNAYLKPHGLLFGPETSTASRAMIGGMIGNNSCGLHSIVWGTTRDHLLDVRVVLSDGAEVTFGPLTREQFDAKCRGENVVSPLEQRLYVQFRDWLSSQNVQQHIRDGYPKPTVSRRNTGYALDALVDFWGVESDDSHLPAKTFNFAHLIAGSEGTLCFIVEAKLNLLPLPPKETALVCAHFDTIRQSLEANLVALAHQCYASELVDDYILQLTKTNIEQTKNRTFVEGDPKAILMVEFFDDTVTGVQRQAEAFVAALRAKNLGYAYPILFDEETKKPWALRKAGLSIMYNIPGDEKPANVIEDTAVDVHDLPDYIDELDKMAWENHGLKLEYSAHAGAGEIHVLPLINLKSSEGRTKFRALLMDTAQLVKKYGGSLSGEHGDGRLRGECIAFMLGPENYQLCKDVKALWDPHNTFNPGKVVDTPPMNESLRSEADVVIPQPKTVFDFSKDGGLLELAEKCSGSGDCRKTEISGGTMCPSYMATRRERDTTRARANILRHFYGNTQKPTDHDYATVKEVLDLCLSCKACKAECPSSVDMTRMKAEFTQQQYRESGIPLRAKLVGNFTKLMSLASIAPWAYNAIYDTPSLRRIANKTVGFHPDRTMPELAGTTLRKWFSARSKEKNGQQRAQVLLFCDEFTNYNDVEVGQKAIQLLERLGYAVTIPNHVESGRTYLSKGLVDDARQIAIRNVTLLKDLITAETPLIGLEPSAILTFRDEYSDLVPAELKADAQRIAQHVFLFEEWVAREIDNRRIDSSSFIDEVRQVKIHGHCHQKALSSMVPVKKMLSLPKNYQVQLIPSGCCGMAGSFGYETEHYDLSMQIGELVLFPAVRQAEEAIISAAGTSCRHQIKDGTGRKAQHPAEILFDALK, from the coding sequence ATGTTCCGTCTCCCTCATAAACCGCCCTTCGCCACGCTGGAGCCTTCTTTTGAAGGTGATTTATATTTTGATGAATCGCCTGAACATACCGCTCAGCGTGTGCTCTATGCCACCGATGCATCGGTGTATCAGGAAATGCCCATTGCCGTAGCACTGCCGAAGTCGGTTGCCGATATTAAACGACTGCTGCGGTTTGCCCAGCAACACGGACTGGGTCTGATTCCGCGTGCGGCCGGAACATCGCTGGCCGGGCAGGTTGTAGGAAGTGGTATTGTGGTCGATATTTCTAAATATTTTGGTCAGGTTCTGGATGTCAACGCTGACCAGAAATGGGTGCGTGTTCAGCCGGGAGTTATCCGCGACGACCTCAATGCCTATCTGAAACCACATGGTCTCCTCTTCGGACCAGAAACATCGACCGCAAGCCGTGCCATGATTGGTGGCATGATTGGCAACAATTCATGCGGACTTCATTCCATTGTTTGGGGAACCACCCGCGACCATCTGCTCGACGTTCGTGTTGTATTGAGCGATGGCGCCGAAGTAACGTTCGGGCCGCTTACCCGCGAGCAGTTCGACGCGAAATGCCGGGGCGAAAATGTCGTTAGTCCATTGGAGCAGCGACTATATGTTCAGTTCCGCGACTGGTTATCCAGTCAAAATGTTCAGCAGCACATCCGGGATGGCTACCCAAAACCAACCGTTTCGCGCCGAAATACGGGCTATGCGCTGGATGCATTGGTCGATTTTTGGGGCGTGGAGTCGGATGATTCACATCTCCCTGCTAAAACATTCAACTTTGCTCATCTCATTGCTGGATCTGAAGGGACACTTTGCTTTATTGTCGAAGCAAAACTGAACCTGTTGCCCTTACCACCTAAAGAAACGGCGCTCGTATGTGCGCATTTCGATACCATTCGGCAATCACTGGAAGCAAACCTGGTGGCGTTGGCCCATCAGTGCTATGCTTCGGAACTGGTGGATGATTATATTCTGCAACTGACCAAAACCAACATCGAGCAGACGAAGAACCGCACGTTTGTCGAAGGCGATCCGAAGGCGATCCTGATGGTTGAGTTTTTTGATGATACCGTGACCGGTGTTCAACGGCAAGCCGAAGCGTTTGTGGCTGCTCTTCGGGCCAAAAATCTGGGCTATGCCTACCCGATTCTGTTTGACGAAGAAACCAAAAAGCCCTGGGCATTACGGAAGGCCGGATTGAGTATCATGTATAATATTCCCGGCGACGAAAAACCGGCCAACGTCATTGAGGACACGGCGGTTGATGTGCACGACCTGCCCGACTATATCGACGAACTGGATAAAATGGCGTGGGAAAATCACGGCTTGAAACTCGAATATTCGGCCCATGCCGGAGCCGGAGAAATTCACGTGTTGCCACTCATTAACCTCAAATCGTCGGAGGGGCGTACCAAGTTTCGGGCGTTACTGATGGATACGGCGCAACTGGTCAAAAAATACGGCGGTTCGTTGTCGGGCGAGCATGGTGACGGGCGGCTGCGGGGTGAATGCATCGCGTTTATGCTCGGTCCCGAAAACTACCAGCTGTGCAAAGATGTGAAGGCGCTCTGGGACCCACATAATACATTCAATCCCGGCAAAGTTGTCGATACGCCACCCATGAACGAGTCACTGCGTTCGGAAGCTGATGTGGTGATTCCGCAACCGAAGACCGTTTTTGATTTCTCCAAAGATGGTGGACTGCTCGAACTGGCTGAAAAATGTTCGGGTTCGGGCGATTGTCGCAAAACGGAAATCTCCGGTGGAACGATGTGCCCAAGCTATATGGCTACCCGGCGCGAACGCGATACGACGCGGGCAAGAGCCAATATTTTGCGGCATTTTTACGGCAATACCCAGAAACCGACCGACCACGACTACGCGACGGTCAAGGAAGTTCTGGACTTATGCCTGTCGTGCAAAGCCTGTAAAGCGGAATGTCCATCAAGCGTGGACATGACACGCATGAAGGCTGAATTTACGCAGCAGCAATACCGCGAATCCGGGATTCCATTACGGGCAAAACTGGTCGGGAATTTTACAAAACTGATGTCGCTGGCCAGTATCGCTCCCTGGGCCTATAATGCGATATACGATACACCTTCGCTTCGACGTATTGCCAATAAAACGGTTGGTTTTCACCCCGACCGAACAATGCCGGAACTGGCTGGAACGACGTTGAGAAAATGGTTTTCGGCGAGGAGTAAGGAGAAAAACGGACAGCAACGTGCTCAGGTTCTCCTTTTCTGCGATGAATTTACGAATTACAACGATGTGGAGGTTGGCCAGAAAGCAATTCAGTTGCTGGAGCGTTTAGGTTATGCCGTTACTATTCCTAACCACGTTGAGAGCGGGCGAACGTATTTATCGAAAGGATTGGTTGATGATGCCCGGCAGATCGCTATTCGAAATGTAACGTTGCTCAAAGACCTGATTACAGCCGAAACGCCATTGATTGGTCTGGAACCTTCGGCGATCCTGACCTTCCGCGACGAATATTCTGATCTTGTACCGGCTGAATTAAAGGCCGATGCTCAGCGAATCGCTCAGCACGTTTTCCTGTTTGAGGAATGGGTTGCGCGTGAGATTGACAACAGGCGAATTGATAGCAGCTCATTCATTGACGAGGTAAGACAGGTGAAAATCCACGGCCATTGCCACCAGAAAGCCTTGTCGTCGATGGTTCCGGTGAAAAAAATGCTATCGCTTCCTAAAAACTATCAGGTTCAGTTAATACCATCAGGTTGTTGCGGCATGGCAGGCTCGTTTGGGTACGAAACCGAACATTACGATCTGTCGATGCAAATTGGCGAACTCGTGTTGTTCCCTGCTGTCCGACAGGCAGAAGAAGCCATCATTTCGGCTGCCGGTACCAGTTGCCGACACCAGATAAAAGACGGAACCGGACGAAAAGCGCAGCACCCCGCCGAAATTTTATTTGATGCACTTAAGTAG
- a CDS encoding 3-keto-disaccharide hydrolase — MKKLLIPCLLLSAMAVATPPDKKPKWTALFNGKEIKGWHSYHKDGVVGWSIEDGALTPDGTGGDLVTDKEYENFELEFEFKIPKGSNSGVVYKIIDSPDIKSTYMSGPEYQVIDDKGYLDGDGKPYKLKDTQLTGANYDMIPPADMNVTKAPGEWNKGRIVVNNNHVEHYLNGKKMVDYEYGSDDWKQLVAKSKFANWPYAKPHAKGKIALQNHSPKERVWYRNVQIREL, encoded by the coding sequence ATGAAAAAATTACTGATTCCCTGTCTGTTGTTAAGCGCAATGGCAGTGGCAACTCCCCCCGACAAAAAACCAAAGTGGACGGCCCTTTTTAATGGTAAAGAAATTAAAGGGTGGCATAGCTATCATAAAGATGGTGTTGTTGGCTGGAGCATTGAAGATGGGGCATTAACGCCCGACGGTACGGGTGGGGATCTTGTTACCGATAAAGAATATGAAAATTTTGAACTGGAGTTTGAATTCAAAATTCCAAAAGGCAGCAATAGTGGTGTTGTCTACAAAATTATCGACAGCCCAGATATTAAATCGACGTATATGTCGGGCCCTGAATACCAGGTAATTGATGATAAAGGGTATCTGGATGGCGACGGGAAACCGTATAAACTGAAAGATACTCAGTTAACGGGCGCTAATTATGATATGATTCCGCCCGCCGATATGAACGTGACAAAAGCGCCGGGCGAATGGAACAAAGGACGGATTGTAGTCAACAATAATCATGTCGAACATTATCTGAATGGGAAGAAAATGGTCGATTATGAATACGGTTCCGACGATTGGAAGCAACTGGTGGCCAAAAGTAAGTTTGCGAACTGGCCTTATGCCAAACCTCATGCAAAAGGTAAAATAGCCTTGCAAAACCATAGTCCCAAAGAGCGCGTCTGGTATCGGAACGTTCAGATTCGGGAGTTGTAA
- the arfB gene encoding alternative ribosome rescue aminoacyl-tRNA hydrolase ArfB, which produces MDPNRLLSDIHYQFARSGGAGGQNVNKVATKAELRFDVRNSALLSDEERAILEEKLAGKLTTDGELVLTHQTERTQLANKEKVTKKFYRLIEKAFEKPKPRKATKPSKASVDERIAEKKRKGDVKANRKRIDYE; this is translated from the coding sequence ATGGACCCGAACCGCCTACTATCCGACATACATTATCAGTTTGCCCGAAGTGGGGGTGCAGGTGGCCAGAACGTGAATAAAGTAGCGACCAAAGCCGAACTCCGCTTCGATGTTCGCAACTCAGCCCTGCTTAGCGACGAGGAACGGGCCATTCTGGAAGAAAAACTGGCCGGTAAACTCACTACCGACGGCGAGCTGGTGCTTACCCACCAAACCGAACGGACGCAGTTGGCTAACAAAGAGAAGGTTACAAAGAAATTCTATCGCCTGATTGAAAAAGCCTTTGAGAAACCAAAACCCCGAAAAGCAACCAAACCGTCGAAGGCATCGGTCGACGAGCGGATTGCGGAGAAGAAGCGGAAGGGAGACGTAAAAGCGAATCGAAAACGAATAGATTATGAGTAG
- a CDS encoding glycoside hydrolase family 95 protein, translating into MAHHDQKIATMLDDTLATLGGGAPSTTPDDGVNLIQEWIGVVRSNVSTQWVAEPLEKLRDAINANNIREVERLLYDLSGETIDLANNAAEGDYKQGLQNLSTALKDFAQGLAK; encoded by the coding sequence ATGGCACATCACGATCAAAAAATCGCCACGATGCTGGACGATACACTGGCTACCCTCGGTGGTGGAGCGCCCTCAACAACACCCGATGATGGAGTGAATCTAATACAGGAATGGATTGGGGTTGTGCGGTCAAACGTAAGCACGCAATGGGTAGCCGAACCCCTTGAAAAACTTCGTGACGCAATCAACGCCAATAATATCCGGGAAGTCGAACGCCTTTTATACGACCTCTCCGGCGAAACGATCGATCTGGCCAACAATGCCGCCGAAGGTGACTATAAACAAGGTTTGCAGAACCTGTCGACAGCCCTGAAAGATTTTGCGCAGGGGCTGGCGAAATAA
- a CDS encoding RNA polymerase sigma factor, which produces MNVVDTTDDALLWAQFQQGDPIALGKLMTRNYTALIQYGTRFNREKDDIRDCIQDVFVDLWNCRTTLSRLTTSQVLPYLMAMLRRLLHKKHLLRQRVSLISIADEYEDTRFNISFSAEDQLIEAERDHANAQHIQQLTNQLPPPTGRSATPGKGGIK; this is translated from the coding sequence ATGAATGTTGTAGACACTACCGATGATGCGCTGTTATGGGCTCAGTTTCAGCAAGGTGATCCTATTGCTTTAGGGAAATTGATGACCAGAAACTATACAGCTCTGATTCAGTACGGTACCAGGTTTAACCGGGAAAAAGATGATATACGGGACTGCATTCAGGATGTATTTGTTGATCTCTGGAACTGTCGTACCACCCTTAGCCGGTTAACTACCAGCCAGGTTCTGCCTTACCTGATGGCTATGTTACGTCGGCTGCTTCACAAAAAACACCTGCTTCGTCAACGAGTCAGCTTAATCTCCATAGCTGATGAGTATGAAGATACAAGATTTAATATATCTTTTTCGGCTGAAGACCAGTTGATTGAGGCCGAAAGGGACCACGCTAACGCACAACACATTCAGCAATTAACAAATCAATTACCACCACCTACTGGACGTTCCGCAACACCTGGCAAGGGTGGTATCAAATGA
- a CDS encoding RagB/SusD family nutrient uptake outer membrane protein: protein MISNANQLLEKLPGASFLTDADKKRLEGEAKAIRGFSYFNLVQLFGDIPLRTQTVQSFDPVAIPRSPQKDVYALIVADLTTAEQQLPETAAQGRVNKWVATAMLAKVYLTMAGNPLNQTSFFKDARDKAIAVINSGKYSLTPDYDNVFHNSAYTSKSIWEILYNGVVSGSDRQTITYPGTGYSPILLPTMAFVNSFPKGDRRNDWGIVMTTKDQAGNTLRPYYNKYVNPEFVSQNLTPTAVAGKVIYTTPIFRLAEMYLIAAEAENELAGPTLGYSYINAIRERARINKSDSTQVPALAGLSKDQFREAVFNERKWELHAEDQAWFDLKRTNNFAKVKQARGDKLSVPIGSYNNTWLIPDFEIQNNNIPQNPTYGK from the coding sequence ATGATTAGTAATGCCAATCAGCTGCTTGAAAAGCTGCCGGGTGCGAGTTTCTTAACGGACGCGGATAAAAAGCGACTGGAAGGAGAGGCTAAAGCCATACGTGGTTTTTCGTACTTCAATCTCGTACAGTTGTTTGGCGATATACCATTGCGCACGCAAACGGTTCAATCATTTGATCCGGTAGCTATACCCCGGTCGCCCCAGAAGGATGTTTATGCCTTAATTGTAGCTGACCTGACTACGGCAGAACAGCAATTACCCGAAACAGCGGCTCAGGGCCGCGTAAACAAATGGGTAGCCACTGCTATGCTGGCAAAAGTATACCTGACAATGGCCGGAAATCCCCTCAATCAAACCTCCTTTTTCAAGGATGCCCGTGATAAAGCGATTGCCGTTATAAATTCTGGTAAATATAGCTTGACCCCCGATTATGATAATGTATTCCATAATTCAGCTTATACGTCAAAATCCATTTGGGAGATACTGTATAATGGAGTTGTTTCGGGGAGTGACCGTCAAACTATAACGTATCCTGGTACTGGCTATAGTCCAATTCTTTTACCCACAATGGCCTTTGTGAACAGCTTTCCAAAAGGTGATCGCCGAAATGATTGGGGAATTGTCATGACTACAAAAGATCAGGCGGGCAACACACTTCGGCCTTACTACAATAAGTATGTGAATCCTGAATTTGTTAGTCAAAACCTGACACCTACGGCCGTAGCCGGAAAAGTAATTTACACGACACCCATTTTTCGACTGGCTGAAATGTACCTGATTGCTGCTGAAGCTGAAAACGAGCTGGCGGGCCCAACGTTGGGTTACAGCTATATTAATGCGATTCGGGAACGAGCACGCATCAACAAATCGGATTCGACTCAGGTGCCTGCTTTGGCTGGTCTGAGCAAAGATCAATTTCGGGAAGCTGTCTTTAATGAACGTAAATGGGAGTTACATGCCGAAGATCAAGCCTGGTTTGATCTTAAGCGTACCAATAACTTCGCTAAAGTGAAGCAGGCGCGGGGCGACAAATTGTCCGTGCCAATTGGCAGCTACAACAATACCTGGCTCATCCCGGATTTTGAAATTCAGAATAACAATATTCCCCAGAACCCAACTTACGGCAAATAG